The following are encoded together in the Macadamia integrifolia cultivar HAES 741 chromosome 10, SCU_Mint_v3, whole genome shotgun sequence genome:
- the LOC122090773 gene encoding putative TrmH family tRNA/rRNA methyltransferase, translating to MAAEEAAGVECRVVVHNIAKRHNVGTMARSATAFGVTEFILVGRRDFNAFGSHGSTSHLRFRHFHSLTDARLYLKERDSDICGVEIADGAVAVNQHPFRKSTAFLLGNEGTGLSPKECEICDFFVYIPQYGCGTASLNVTVAASIVLHHFGVWAGFLERTRDGNKFVVADRPMKQVRKNYCSETDEAVIEERKIRRENASVSFFDTSGADDSTSNLLDTLFDG from the exons ATGGCGGCGGAGGAGGCGGCTGGGGTTGAGTGTAGGGTGGTGGTGCACAACATAGCGAAGAGACACAACGTGGGGACGATGGCTCGAAGTGCTACGGCCTTCGGGGTGACGGAGTTCATACTAGTGGGTCGCCGGGACTTCAACGCCTTCGGAAGCCATGGCTCCACTTCTCATCTCCGCTTCCGTCACTTCCATTCCCTCACCGACGCCCGCCTTTACCTTAAG GAGAGAGATTCTGACATCTGTGGTGTAGAGATTGCCGATGGAGCTGTCGCAGTGAATCAGCATCCCTTCAGAAAAAGCACTGCTTTCCTGCTTGGCAACGAG GGGACTGGCCTTTCCCCTAAGGAATGTGAGATATGTGATTTCTTTGTTTACATCCCACAATATGGATGTGGAACCGCATCCCTGAATGTTACTGTAGCTGCTTCCATTGTCCTGCACCATTTTGGAG TTTGGGCAGGCTTCCTTGAGAGAACCCGTGATGGTAACAAGTTTGTCGTGGCTGATAGGCCTATGAAACAGGTGAGGAAAAACTACTGCTCAGAAACAGATGAGGCTGTTATCGAGGAGCGAAAAATCAGAAGGGAAAATGCTTCAGTTAGTTTCTTTGATACCAGTGGAGCTGATGATTCAACATCAAACCTATTGGATACATTATTTGATGGTTAG
- the LOC122091918 gene encoding bZIP transcription factor 53-like has product MSSTQPLTSSGSEGDQQNAVVNERKRKRMISNRESARRSRIRKQQHLDDLIGQISELQKQNSELVQKAEFSQQRCNQFESENRVLKALLAELRERVQSLERFADLVRDTSHLFKNLPEISDPLKDTSHLFKNLPEISDPLNDTSLLFKNLPGISDPLLEQPWQLPVSSDPLLEPWQLPVSSDPLLEPLLEPWQLPFSSQPIMASTDMGTIFF; this is encoded by the coding sequence ATGTCATCAACGCAACCACTCACTAGCTCCGGATCCGAAGGCGATCAGCAGAACGCGGTAGTCAATGAgcggaaaaggaaaaggatgaTTTCGAACCGCGAATCTGCGAGGCGATCGCGGATTAGGAAGCAGCAGCATCTGGATGATCTGATTGGGCAAATAAGCGAACTTCAGAAACAGAACAGTGAGCTAGTGCAGAAAGCCGAGTTCAGCCAGCAACGCTGCAATCAGTTCGAGTCTGAAAACCGGGTTTTGAAGGCTCTTTTGGCGGAATTGCGTGAAAGGGTGCAGTCTCTCGAAAGATTCGCCGACTTGGTACGGGATACCAGCCATCTGTTCAAGAACTTGCCTGAGATATCGGATCCTCTGAAGGATACCAGCCATCTGTTCAAGAACTTGCCTGAGATATCGGATCCTCTGAACGATACCAGCCTTCTGTTCAAGAACTTGCCTGGGATATCGGATCCTCTGCTGGAACAACCATGGCAACTTCCGGTCTCATCAGATCCTCTGCTGGAACCATGGCAACTTCCGGTCTCATCGGATCCTCTGCTAGAACCTCTGCTAGAACCATGGCAACTTCCGTTCTCATCACAGCCAATCATGGCTTCTACTGATATGGGCACAATATTTTTCTAG
- the LOC122091218 gene encoding uncharacterized protein LOC122091218 produces MLSILSRRLRRLCSRLYWPIRRRPKTKIVIRRFGKSNLKPHPKEEPTTSEPANPQNGQLGSSTSKPRRPIRLATFNAAMFSMATALPQSDKSVFFDYKEQDYLKMRRAMEVDIRAKSVNDRPKSILKQSPLHPNIMNSPDHASKQQKFAKSKLRVSINLPENEISLVRSRQSSFSEENGEGPSSLSKIESKNPRGKAPLRSNLSFPTNKTMIDKEGESLRSRRSILEVLREVDADILALQGVKAEEEKGMKPLSDLATALGMEYIFAESWAPEYGNAILSKWPIKKWQAQRIFDDTDFRNVLKATIDVPQAGEINFYCTHLDHLDENWRMKQIHAIIQSNDEPHILAGGLNSLDEADYSVERWSDIVKYYEEIGKPTPKVDVMKFLKGKRYVDSKDFTGECESVVMIAKGQNVQGTCKYGTRVDYLLASPGLPYKFVPGSYSVMSSKGTSDHHMVKVDVVRVDDTDQENVTLQRRKKPKQKVVKITTPSSRGLWKTNT; encoded by the exons ATGCTAAGCATCCTAAGTCGGAGACTCCGGCGCCTCTGCTCAAGACTATACTGGCCAATACGGAGGCGTCCAAAGACCAAAATCGTCATCAGGAGGTTCGGAAAATCCAACCTGAAACCTCATCCCAAAGAAGAACCCACCACCAGCGAACCAGCTAATCCTCAAAATGGTCAACTGGGCAGTTCCACTTCTAAACCCAGAAGGCCAATTCGACTTGCAACTTTCAATGCGGCCATGTTCTCCATGGCAACTGCCCTCCCTCAATCTGATAAATCTGTTTTCTTTGATTATAAAGAGCAAGATTATCTCAAAATGCGGCGAGCCATGGAAGTCGATATCAGAGCCAAATCCGTAAATGATCGACCCAAGAGCATTCTGAAGCAATCTCCCCTACATCCCAACATCATGAACAGTCCTGACCATGCTTCCAAGCAACAGAAGTTCGCTAAATCAAAATTGAGGGTTTCAATCAATCTCCCTGAAAACGAGATCTCATTAGTGCGCAGTAGACAATCCAGTTTTTccgaagaaaatggagaagggCCATCTTCGTTGAGCAAGATTGAAAGCAAAAACCCAAGAGGCAAAGCTCCTCTGAGGTCCAATTTGAGCTTTCCCACCAATAAAACCATGATTGATAAGGAGGGTGAGAGCCTGAGAAGCCGTAGATCCATTCTTGAAGTCCTGAGGGAAGTGGATGCAGATATATTGGCTCTGCAAGGAGTCAaagcagaggaagagaaaggCATGAAACCTCTTTCAGACTTGGCTACTGCCTTGGGCATGGAATATATATTTGCAGAGAGCTGGGCTCCTGAGTATGGGAATGCAATCCTGTCCAAATGGCCAATTAAGAAATGGCAAGCTCAGAGAATTTTCGATGATACTGACTTCAG GAATGTGTTAAAGGCAACAATTGATGTGCCCCAGGCTGGAGAAATCAACTTCTATTGCACTCATCTTGACCATTTGGATGAGAATTGGAGGATGAAGCAGATACATGCAATTATCCAATCAAATGATGAGCCTCACATCTTAGCTGGAGGTCTCAATTCCCTCGATGAAGCAGATTACTCTGTGGAGAGATGGTCAGATATTGTGAAG TACTATGAGGAGATAGGAAAGCCGACGCCAAAGGTTGATGTGATGAAGTTCTTGAAGGGGAAGCGTTATGTTGATTCTAAAGACTTTACAGGCGAATGTGAATCTGTGGTTATGATTGCCAAAGGCCAAA ATGTGCAGGGGACCTGCAAGTATGGAACCAGAGTGGATTACTTATTGGCATCACCAGGCTTACCATATAAGTTTGTTCCTGGATCATACTCTGTCATGTCATCAAAAGGGACATCTGATCACCACATGGTAAAGGTTGATGTAGTAAGGGTAGACGACACCGACCAAGAAAATGTTACCTTACAGCGtagaaaaaaaccaaaacagaaGGTTGTAAAGATAACAACTCCTTCGTCAAGGGGATTATGGAAAACAAATACTTGA